Within Vicia villosa cultivar HV-30 ecotype Madison, WI linkage group LG1, Vvil1.0, whole genome shotgun sequence, the genomic segment CCTCCAAGAACCACCCCAAATGGGTTTTCGTCTGCAGCTAAACCTATGGTAGCCAGCTGAACAAAAAACATTATGCTTAATAAAGACACGACTGATGAAACATTAGCTCCAATAATGGCTTTAACGAGAAAAAAACTGTTTTTCTAACTATGCTCACCTGGCTCTTGTCACCCCATTCACCAAAAAAAGTGATAGAAAATGCCTGGAGTATGGATATGAAAAGGAATCAAATTTGACATAGTTCAATATTCAGTTAAATATTCTATGGAGATACTACTAATTTATTACCTGTAACAAGATGGGAGAGAAAAATTGTGATAAAAATGACCGTTTATGCTTTTTTGTGGCATCATCATCCTGGAAATTAAGACAAATGTGTATACGGACTTAGAAAATGAACACATGACGTGTGGAGACTCTGCTTTATAcattttaatcaaatatatattcaaaATAAGTACAGGATTCTTATTCAAGCTCCTGAATCAGAAGTCAGGCAATTGAAGATTTTGATATTATAGATTTCTCTACAAGATTTTAGGTgccttattcaaattcaaagcaTGACCAAGTTTACAGCAATTTATTTGTAGCGTAGATATTAAGAACCTCAATCTTTGGTCTGTTGTAGTAGTTCTAAGAACTTTCCAAGAATCTCTTTATTAACCCTTTTGTAATCAATATCATACAAagtaaacaaaatattttctGTTGAAATGTTTAAGTAGTACATTTTATGACCGTGCATGGTCTTAAGGGACTAACATAAACTTTCTACGTATGCTCAGATCAAAAGAGTGGGACATGGAGACACACACAAAGAATGCAACACAAATTTAATTAAACAGATATTATTTACCTTTTTGTTATCTTTTGTAGCTCCATTTTTAGCCTTCCAATCTTTGTCCTAATAATCACAATACTAGGGTGTTGTCAAGAAGATAAAAATTGACTTAACATAAGAAATCAAATAAAGGTGAAAAACCAACCAATTGAGCTTCAACTTCAGCCAATTCCTCTGACTCCCTGTCCATCAAATGAATTCATTACGATTGAGTATAAAAAACCCTACTCAGATAATAACAGACGTTCAATAGAAATGTATAATCAAGTAGATTTCAGGGATAATAAATCCTCACCCTCCTTCAAATATAGCCTCTTTCAAGGACCAAAGTCCAAATCCCAAAAACAAGAATGTTGTAATATGATGAGTCCAATTACGAGAGATCTGCATAATAGCATGAAAATCACTAAGGGAGGATatcaaagaaaaaattaaaaaaaataacgcAGCCAAACAAGAGTTGGATAACACCTATGATATGCATTCATGCTGAATATCTTATCTCAATATACACAAAATCATTTCCAATACCATGATAATATAGCATCTTTTAAGGATCTAGTAATAAACAAACAAGAATAATAATTCTGAAGTTGAACCGGCAATAAAGAATGCTCACCAGATTTGGAGCAGCCCAACCAACAAGAACAGAGAGAATTGTCATCACCTATAATTGGAAATTTTACAACAAACTATGAGAATCAAATGGAAAAcgaataaaatcaatcaattaataCGCAAAATATAAGTACTTTAAAGAAAAGGTGAAAACAGTTCTTACTATCAAAGCCGCGAGGCAACCTGATAAGACAAGGCGTCGTGGGTGTCGCATAGCCAGTATCTtcacaaaaaaaaacatcaataaaTCAAACAGTCAAGACAACAAAGACAAATATCACTAACCTTCCCTGGAAGagccaaaagcaattctaaaaGTGAAGAATTGGTGAAGAATTGATTTTGGAATGATTTTGAGGTGCTTGGTTCTTCTAAACTAAAATTCattctgcctccagaattgattttaCTTGAAGCTAGACTatataaattttgattttaaacgTGATTTTTATATTGAAATTGACTATTCAACTCATTTCTGCATAaatttatccaaacataaatcactttacacTCAGTCAACTCGGATTTAACCGGAATCAATTTTACAAaatcaattcattcaaaatcaatttagTTGACCTCAGAACCAAACACACGCACCACACACACTACAAACGTtacatttcaaattcaaactcagtTCATCAAACAACACTTGGGACACAGTAGAGTCATTAACTTTGTATAAACAACTGaaaaagaatcataattaaataaTCTTTCTCATATTCATAATTAAATAACTTgaacctattaaaaaaaatagttatccAATTTATTGGTTAAAATTGCAAGCAGTAGGTGATATCTGAGGTAGTTTGAGCTGAGAAAATAATTGTAAAAagtaatgataaaaaaaaatggaaaatggaagcgAATTATTGAATAAACTGACCGCAGCTGCAAAGAAAGTCTTGTCACCGATCTCGGAGAGAACGGTCATGGCAAGTGACTTTGTAAAACCCTAAAACCCGAAAGAAAAACAAGAATGAAATTAGCGTTGACgaagaaaattgaattgaaaatgAAAGGGGAAATTGTTGAAAGAATACCTGAACAATTGAGCTCATAGTTGCAGAACGAAGagatcagagagagagagagaaagtgtGAGTGTGTGATTTTCTCTTCTCTCTGAGAGTGTGAATTGTTGTTACCAGTTTGTTTGAGTtgatatgattatgaatgaattggGAGACAGATACACGGTGCGCGCGtggttcttttttattttatttttgtttttattttaccgtgattaaaaataaaaaattatttgttcGGATCAGAATTCAGAGTATAGGattcaaaacaatttttttttttaaatgataatctCGAATCGAATAACCTCATTGGTTTGATTCTGTATTATTTACCttaaattattctatttttaaaacattattataATTGTCATGTATAAAAATTCAATTTGACACCACCACATCACATTTTTTTGTTTGCCATGCTAAACCACCTACTAGTCTCTGTCAAAAATTTATTGGATTTACCTAATCGCTTTCCTCATGATAaattttctttttgcctttttcttgttttcttgattttctttgataaaaaatcaaagataattaatttaattattttgttttcatAATAATAGAAAACACATCAATGGttgtaaaaaaatacataaatagttaataatttttttaataattttattctgTTTTTTTAATGCATTtacaaaaattgtaaaaaaaaaacacttattaaaaatagagagagaaatattaaatatttagagttaaaaggtagtgcactgacagtgtaaaatagttttacactgtcatccaatagggagtcatgaatgtgccatgtcattaaagttttttttaaataaaaaaatattttaattaaatgcatggtggtgattggttgacagtgtaaaaatattttacactgtccgtGCATGACCCATTTTCTCAAATATTTATAACTGTTTAATAATAAATCTTGAGTTATGACTCTTCGTAcataaaattattaatcaaactGTAATAATATTTGGAAATCATTAGTGGACTAAATAATGACATAAAGTATCATATAATGTTAAAATATAGTTTGCATTTTTTTAATAGTTCTTTCTTTTTTCTGATTCGCAAACACACTTagttaaaaataaaagttttttttgtttaacatgCTAAAAAAACTGTTTTCTAAATAACCATATTATAGTTGTGAAATATCCAAAACCACCTGCTAACCTCTGTCAAAAATCTATTGGGCGTACATCGCTTTCCTAAAGATTATTTTTCTTTTCGTCATTTTCTTGTTgtcttattttttctttaataaaaaatgaaaaggtCAAACACCAATTAGTTTATTAATTCtggttaatttaatttttatgtgatTAACATGTTTTATAAGAATCTCTTTTGATAGAAAAGCATTGGCCTTTGAATGTTTATAAAGTGAATAccaaaaatttatgtttttttatatatatgttttttttacataaataaataaatcttaaaacaataataataaggtGAAGATTAGAGATGCTCTAGGATATAATTATCAcgtacaaaagaagaagaataattACTGTTTTGGGTATTGATTTATCAATTTTTTGTGGCACTAAAAATGGAATTTTATCAGATAATATACTCAGACTGATACTATCTTTAATTTATTCCTTTTGGGTGGATGAGAGAGGAGTAGTAATTTTGAAGCTATCAGATTGAACAAATAAACACTGATTTTAGAGTTTAGGAAAGCTGACAAATCAAGCAACTTCCTATTAGAAAGAAAACGGCTTAATATGCATTTTAACATTTGTCTCAACATTAGTCAATTAGCAGAACAAGGGTGTGTGAAATTAATCAGAAAGGAAATGAATCTCTAAtggattttatataattttcttttgAATCTAAAGGATATATTCTATGTTCGCAAATCTTTTCGCAAGCGACAAAAACCTATATTGTTAGATTGAATTATATTATTagagttcaaattatagatctttcggttgtgtatttttttagtAGTTATCATCACTTCGtctattgataaaataaaaagcaCTGCTATTTGTTACGAAACATACAAGAGAAGAAACGCAAGAATGGCACTTTAGGCTTTTTCTCAAATCATATGCATGCCTGATTGTCTTTCTGAAAATTTTATTCCGGTTGAAAAGCATCCTGATGTGTGAGACCCTAGAAGTGGTATTTTATAAGATGTATGTATTCTATTCGCTTTCTTGAGTTCTACAAGTTTGATGTAAGCCATACCATACTGAGTGTTTAACTAATTTTTTAATCTTAATCATCAATAACACATGTGCAAAAATGAAAATTTCAAGTGACGTAAAGTTTAAgccaaaaaatattataattctaGTTGACAAAAAGATTGGGTATCTGGATTCTTTGTTATGATTTTGGGTTCTTCTTAACCCTAAGATTATGGGTTCTCTGATATGATTTTTGGGTGTTGGGTTCTTCTTAACCCTAAGATTATTGGTTCTCTGATATGATTTTTGGGTGTTGGGTTCGCATTGGATCTATTTGTTTCTACGACAATTTATGGTTCGTGGGTTAGTGCTTGGATAATGTTATGGATCAGCCAAAGGCTTTAATGACCAATGTTCAATCCATCTCAAATCCACTATATTAGatccaaatatatataaatagttCACATGCAAAGGGCAAGGTACAATCTATGATCTCCACTTTCATtatactcatcttgaatcttgaattgacttgggcgttggagtgctaaccatgcAAGCTCATCCCACGCCATCGTAAAGGAAATCAAAGCCACCGTACAATATCACCAGTTCTTCAACTGTCTTCATTTCTAGTTCCTTCGTGGAGGTAGATCATCCATTTCTGGTTCTCAAGCGGAACAGTGACGCCATTTGTAGGAATCGACTTCTGATCCTTGCATTTTCCACAAAAATTATGTTCGCTTCATAAACACTATCAAGAAAAATCGAAGTTCTAAGTGTATTTTTACAGTTTCAAATCTAGTCCTCTGATTTACCAATTTGTAACCTCATCGGGTTACTAAATCGGAAACACATTCAACTTTCAATTCCAACGGTTTCCACGAATCTAGATTCGCCTTTTAGTTTCATTGTTCATATTTCCCTCAGATCTCATAATCAAGAGCGCTTAGAAGCGAAAATAGAGATCTGTTGCACTCTATTGGGTTAACCATAATTTCTTCTTCAATCCTTTGCCATCATAATCTCTGGTTTCCTCAAGATATGGATGGCAACGGGTCGGGTtgagtgcgggtttcacactacccaaacccgcacccgaaatcagcacctgaacccaaacccaaacccaaatgttgttcgggtggcaaaataacactcacgcccacacccgttgggttcgggttttttcacccaaatccGAACCcgtaacaaaatacataaaatacattttccctacaattttcttacaactttccacaatattatatatatatataagcgggtgtgatttcgggtttcgggtgcgggtttcacactacccaaacccgcacccgaaatatcgggtggcacccaaacccagtcaactcgagtTCGTGTCGGGGTGGGCCCGCGAATGCGGGTCTACTTGCCATCCCTACCTCAAGAGCTTCGCAGAGTGGTAAACGGAAGAATCTCATATCCATATCTAACGTCAGAGTCTGAAGGTGATTTCCATGAAATGAGGGCAGGAATTCCACTGTTCATTTCCCGACCTAACATCGCCCTAGAGTATCCCTCTTAACCAAGATCTCGTAACCTCTATCGTAACCCATTAAAGGAATCATAACTCCCATAAAGAAAGAAAATCAGTGTGTATGTGTAATCGTCATGGACAACTTGAGTAAGTGAATCCTACCAAGATGGAGGTAGGCACCTGCCGATTTGGAGGGTAATTTCTGCCAAGCTGGAGGACAATTCCTGTCGAGCTGGAAGATATGTTTTACCCGGTGAAGAGGGTAGTCTTTCAGGTTAAGGATCCTCTTAATAAATCTGAGCTCACTGTCTAGCATATCTTTGACCAACTTCGTGTCTTTGTGTCGACCTCCCTAATCAgcctaaaatattcaaaatatgtacaaatatgAATACGGGTTTAATGATATCCATGTCCGCGGATATCTGTATccattaataaattataagaattacTTAGATAATGTTAGTTTATTATACTTTGTCTTTTCATCTTCTAAAAAACTAGAAGTACCACCCTTATTGGACATCACATACATCACTTCAACAATTCCACCATCCAACCAACAAGTATCACCCTTTTCATGTCCAACCAGTGCCTTCCTTTCCACTCATACATCGTCCACTCTTCCACAATAACTCACAATCACAATATCTTGcactttttttgttaaaaatgaaatgaGGGAAATTAATGTGATGAAGTTTTGTTATTAAAATAAGAGAGATTTGTATAAATGTTATATGATAAATTCTCGTGTCTTtaaaagaagttgaaaatatatatttttcgaaaaataattttagaaaaaaatgttaTCCATGGATATCTGTAAATAACCGCAAATACCTTAAAACTCACGGATTATCCGTTTAGCAGATATATGCACGAATATGAGACGAATATGAATATCATTTATCCAACGGGATGGACACAAATATCATATTATTTGTCCCCATGGATGTCCATTTACATCCCTAATCAAAacctcatttattttaaaatggatttaatttccgcaattcaCTGTCACTTCATTCTTTTTATAACGTATTATACTTCTCCTTTACACCATCGttgttgggaaaataacaaacataaagaaaaaagaggaacaaaataacaacac encodes:
- the LOC131642502 gene encoding GDT1-like protein 4, whose translation is MSSIVQGFTKSLAMTVLSEIGDKTFFAAAILAMRHPRRLVLSGCLAALIVMTILSVLVGWAAPNLISRNWTHHITTFLFLGFGLWSLKEAIFEGGESEELAEVEAQLDKDWKAKNGATKDNKKDDDATKKHKRSFLSQFFSPILLQAFSITFFGEWGDKSQLATIGLAADENPFGVVLGGILGQALCTTAAVIGGKSLASQISEKVVGLSGGILFIVFGIQSFLSPVES